A region from the Lytechinus variegatus isolate NC3 chromosome 6, Lvar_3.0, whole genome shotgun sequence genome encodes:
- the LOC121417636 gene encoding uncharacterized protein K02A2.6-like has product MEALKPPQQLDLEAQNLPQVWALWKEELMLYLDLAMADKEDKTKVKMMLYLVGSKGRELYQTIKPATETLEEVVKAFDNHCNPPRNETVDRFKFFTRDQQAGETFDTYLTALKLLAANCNFSTLADGLLRDRIVCGIRESSLRERLLRETALSLEGCIQICRASELTKSRMGVLDGDAVHAVRESSIQHSSHKQSTKQKPGTRKPRKCRYCGQEHEFIKEKCPAYGKQCARCGKYNHFKNQCKTMLSNVHGVSREGEEEDPDFTLHVITLEPEEIKSIQERPKKRIFANMMVRGHSVRFQVDCGATCNVLPSSCIDTSTMSLQPTKGLLSMYNMSTEQPMGKCTIEVVNPKNQEIFDVEFIIVDNGKLTPILGSETSQLMGLITVQHENIMEVTDLPRLSSAEQLSHEYSDVFDDRVGKLPGQYKIELDPTVKPVVHPPRRVPVAIKERLKAELVRLVEADVVAPVDTPTEWVSSLVCVNKPHNKLRVCLDPQDLNKAVRRNHYPMKIIEDILPDLSRAKVFSVVDAKNGFWHVELEEDSSYLTTFNTPFGRYRWKRLPFGIASAPEEFQRRLDEALEGLQGVRTIADDILVYGEGDTMTDAEVDHDTKLRALMERCREKNLKLNKQKLKFKRKDVSFMGHLITEEGLKPDPAKVKAVRDMQNPTDVAGVQRFLGFVNYLSKFLPNLSEMCEPLRSLTKKDVEWCWLDVHDAAVKSIKEAVTSEPVLRYFDKDIGLVLQADASEKGLGAAILQKGQPIAYTSRALTEAESRYAQIEKELLAVTFGLERFHQYTYGRKVTVQSDHKPLEIIAKKNMHQAPKRLQRLILRLQTYDADIIYHPGKQMYIADTLSRAYLPVLEVDGKQTEMEQVNLVDHLPIARPLLEELKQCTAKDEVMQEIQAVVMNGWPMRQQDLPSGVIPYFHIRDELSIANGLIFRGERVVIPKSMRQGMIERLHASHLGESSCLKRARECLYWPNMNSEVKNYIQRCDVCRAMGTRQQKEPLKQHEIPERPWAKVGADLFVLDSRDYLVITDYYSNFIEVDYLTTTTSSGVIHKMKAQFARHGIPEEVVTDNGPQFTSDEFAKFGAKWEFKHTTTSPLYPQANGKVENAVKTAKSLLKKAKEGHNDPYLSLLAFRNTPTPGFSSSPVQRLMNRRTRTTLPTTAKLLEPAVPTGVKEQREKTKEKQAHHYNRSVKELPSMKPGDVVRIQPHNRQREWRRAKVLRMATEPHSYVVMTEDGATYRRNRRHLRLVCETWSRREPDDGVMIEPNKQTNPDDECDDRSETQERQEVKTRCGRTIHPPAYLRDFVK; this is encoded by the coding sequence ATGGAAGCGCTAAAACCTCCCCAGCAGCTTGATTTGGAGGCACAAAACCTCCCGCAGGTATGGGCACTCTGGAAGGAAGAATTGATGTTATATCTTGACCTTGCCATGGCTGACAAAGAAGATAAGACAAAAGTAAAGATGATGCTGTACCTTGTTGGCAGTAAAGGGAGAGAGCTTTATCAAACCATAAAGCCAGCAACAGAGACCTTGGAGGAAGTTGTCAAGGCATTTGACAATCATTGCAATCCTCCCCGCAACGAGACTGTGGATCGGTTTAAATTCTTCACAAGGGATCAGCAAGCTGGAGAGACATTTGACACGTACTTGACAGCATTGAAACTGCTGGCTGCCAACTGCAATTTTTCTACGCTTGCAGATGGTCTACTAAGAGACCGCATTGTATGTGGAATTAGAGAGTCAAGCTTGAGAGAGAGGCTTTTGAGAGAAACGGCGTTGTCTTTGGAGGGGTGCATCCAGATTTGCCGTGCATCCGAACTGACAAAGAGTAGAATGGGTGTATTAGATGGAGACGCAGTGCATGCAGTGAGGGAGTCCTCTATCCAGCACTCCTCTCATAAGCAGTCAACAAAGCAGAAGCCTGGAACCCGCAAACCACGTAAATGTCGATACTGTGGGCAAGAGCATGAATTCATCAAGGAGAAATGTCCTGCTTATGGGAAACAGTGTGCACGATGTGGGAAATATAACCATTTCAAGAACCAGTGTAAGACCATGCTGAGCAACGTACATGGTGTTAGCAGagaaggagaagaggaggaTCCAGACTTCACTCTACATGTGATCACCCTTGAACCAGAAGAGATAAAAAGTATTCAAGAAAGGCCAAAGAAACGGATCTTTGCAAACATGATGGTCCGTGGGCATTCAGTGAGATTTCAGGTAGATTGTGGGGCAACCTGCAACGTGCTTCCTTCTTCATGCATTGACACAAGTACCATGTCGCTTCAGCCTACCAAGGGATTGCTGTCAATGTACAATATGAGTACAGAACAACCAATGGGAAAGTGCACGATAGAAGTTGTCAATCCCAAGAATCAAGAGATCTTTGATGTGGAGTTCATCATTGTGGATAATGGGAAGCTGACTCCTATACTGGGTAGTGAAACCAGTCAATTGATGGGCCTAATCACCGTGCAACATGAAAACATCATGGAGGTGACTGACTTGCCACGGCTGAGCTCAGCGGAGCAACTGAGCCATGAGTATTCTGATGTGTTCGATGATAGAGTTGGGAAGCTACCTGGCCAGTACAAGATAGAACTGGACCCAACAGTAAAACCTGTTGTGCATCCTCCAAGACGGGTACCAGTTGCTATTAAAGAGAGACTGAAAGCTGAGCTAGTGAGACTGGTAGAAGCAGATGTTGTAGCCCCAGTCGATACTCCAACAGAATGGGTCTCCAGTCTTGTGTGCGTCAACAAACCTCACAACAAATTGAGGGTTTGTCTAGACCCTCAGGACCTGAACAAAGCAGTCAGAAGGAACCACTACCCAATGAAGATAATAGAAGACATCTTGCCAGATTTGTCCAGGGCAAAGGTGTTTTCAGTAGTCGATGCAAAGAATGGGTTCTGGCACGTAGAACTTGAGGAGGACAGCTCGTACCTAACTACATTCAACACCCCGTTTGGGCGTTACAGATGGAAGAGGCTGCCATTCGGTATTGCATCGGCACCAGAGGAATTTCAGCGTAGGCTAGATGAAGCACTAGAAGGTCTGCAAGGAGTAAGAACAATAGCAGATGACATCCTGGTGTATGGTGAGGGTGACACAATGACAGATGCAGAAGTAGACCATGACACCAAGCTGAGAGCTTTGATGGAACGATGCAGGGAGAAAAATCTGAAACTCAACAAACAGAAGttgaaattcaaaaggaaaGATGTGTCTTTCATGGGTCACCTGATAACTGAGGAAGGATTGAAACCAGACCCAGCAAAGGTAAAGGCAGTGAGAGACATGCAGAATCCAACAGATGTTGCTGGGGTACAACGCTTTCTCGGATTTGTAAATTACCTGAGTAAGTTCCTCCCCAACCTGAGTGAGATGTGTGAACCTCTCAGATCACTAACCAAGAAAGATGTAGAATGGTGCTGGCTGGACGTGCATGATGCTGCAGTCAAAAGCATCAAGGAGGCTGTGACATCAGAACCAGTTCTGAGGTACTTTGACAAGGACATAGGGCTCGTTCTGCAGGCAGATGCTTCAGAAAAGGGCCTGGGAGCAGCCATCCTGCAGAAAGGTCAACCGATAGCGTATACAAGTAGGGCGCTCACTGAGGCAGAGAGTCGCTATGCACAAATAGAAAAGGAGTTGCTTGCAGTTACCTTTGGACTGGAAAGATTCCACCAATATACCTATGGAAGGAAGGTGACTGTTCAAAGTGATCACAAGCCATTGGAgatcattgcaaaaaaaaacatgcatcaagCTCCCAAAAGGCTTCAGAGACTCATCCTTCGCTTGCAAACTTATGATGCTgatatcatttatcatccagGCAAGCAGATGTACATTGCTGACACGCTAAGCCGAGCGTATCTTCCTGTGTTGGAAGTGGATGGAAAACAGACAGAGATGGAGCAGGTCAACCTGGTGGATCACCTGCCAATTGCAAGACCTCTGCTGGAAGAGTTAAAACAGTGCACAGCAAAGGATGAGGTGATGCAAGAGATACAGGCAGTAGTAATGAATGGATGGCCAATGAGGCAACAGGATCTTCCATCTGGTGTCATACCCTATTTTCACATACGGGATGAGTTAAGCATCGCCAATGGTCTCATCTTCAGAGGTGAAAGGGTAGTGATACCAAAGAGCATGAGACAAGGCATGATAGAACGACTACATGCATCACATCTAGGGGAAAGCAGTTGTCTGAAGAGAGCACGAGAATGCCTCTATTGGCCCAATATGAACAGTGAAGTAAAGAACTACATACAAAGATGTGATGTATGTAGAGCCATGGGAACCAGACAGCAGAAGGAGCCGCTAAAGCAACATGAGATACCGGAGAGACCATGGGCCAAAGTTGGTGCTGATCTGTTTGTCCTCGACTCACGTGACTACCTTGTTATAACAGATTACTACTCCAACTTCATTGAGGTGGACTATCTGACAACTACAACTTCATCTGGTGTGATACACAAAATGAAAGCCCAATTTGCCAGACACGGAATTCCAGAGGAAGTTGTAACAGATAACGGCCCACAATTCACTTCTGATGAATTTGCCAAGTTTGGAGCCAAGTGGGAATTCAAGCACACAACTACATCTCCACTTTATCCTCAGGCAAATGGGAAAGTGGAAAATGCTGTGAAGACTGCCAAGTCACTACTCAAGAAGGCTAAGGAAGGACACAATGACCCATATCTGAGTTTGTTGGCATTCAGAAACACGCCAACACCAGGATTCTCCTCTAGTCCAGTGCAGCGTTTAATGAATAGAAGAACCCGCACTACCCTACCAACAACTGCGAAGTTGCTTGAACCTGCAGTTCCCACTGGTGTGAAAGAACAGAGGGAGAAGACAAAGGAGAAACAAGCTCATCACTACAATCGCTCAGTCAAAGAACTGCCTTCAATGAAACCAGGAGATGTAGTTCGCATCCAACCCCACAATAGGCAAAGGGAGTGGCGCAGAGCGAAGGTCCTTCGTATGGCAACAGAACCACACTCATATGTGGTGATGACAGAGGATGGAGCTACATATCGTAGAAATCGCAGACATCTGCGATTAGTGTGTGAAACCTGGAGTCGTCGTGAACCAGATGATGGAGTGATGATTGAACCAAATAAGCAGACAAACCCAGATGATGAGTGTGATGACCGATCTGAAACACAAGAGAGGCAGGAAGTAAAGACAAGATGTGGTCGCACTATCCACCCCCCTGCCTATCTCCGAGACTTTGTGAAGTAA